The DNA sequence AGAGGTATATGAATGGAGGATATCTCTTCTGAGTTGACGTACTCGTTGATAAGCAAGGTCGAGTTGGCGAATGCTTTCTGGGGTAATTTGTGGGGAAGGCTGGTTGGACGAGGGAGGAGAAGGGTAATAGTCTTCGAGGACACTGCCCATAGCAAATGACGATGATGACCGTGGGTGGTGAGACGACCACTATGAGGACGACGGTCGTGGTCGTtgggagagagaaagagagggaCGTTTGAGCGCTAATGAAATAATCGACGCTCGCCGCTCAATCATTCGAACGGGAAGGCGCCCGGGTGCGGCGAAAAGAGTGTTTCAGATGTGTATCTCGACGACGTATGTACGGCTGTATGATAATAGGACATGGGATTATAGATACAAAATAATCTACACACTGACAGAGCATCAGCTCTTCGGAAAAGAGATAGCACCACCCGTCGAACGGGGTGCTTGTTGAGCTTGACGTTTTACTTGAGCTTCCATCTTAATCCGTTGCTTTCGCACTTCCTCGTCTTTCACTTTGAACGAAAGGGCGAATGTGATGAATGCATCAGCCGAAGGAGGTAACCAGTTTGGTGATGGATGCCTCAAATAATCCAACACGGTCTCTTCATCAGTTGCGTCAAGGAGAGCGCGACGACAACAGTATACGATAGCAAGTCCGACACGTATCAAGAAAGGGACCCCTGTAAGATTACATTTGAAGCTAAGTAGACATGCGTCGTAGTGGAAGCGTACCTTCATACAAGAATAAGTCCCACACTCGGTCAATGTAATCGGTGGGCAAACACCCAACGAACAATGTCGAAAACCTGATCAATCCAATCAATTGCCATCAAGTCAGACCATCGGCACACTTACCAAGGACTACAGATATGAGTCGGATTCATGCTCATGTCCATCAACAGTTTCTTTGCCGTCGGGGGGTCATTAGCTTCCAACGCCCGGCTAAAGAGCGCAGCGTCAACTTCCATCTGaagtgatgaggaagaaaaatAGGGTCGTAGCATGGAATCCATTATGGACACAAATATCCAAAACGCATCTTCCTCTGGTGCTGAAAGCAACAAGTGTCCGGCAATGAGCGTCAAGCCTAGATATAAATTCCATCTCAACACATACTGAACAAAAAGTAATCATGAAATTACCTGTCATGTAAGGCACATCCGGAACCATCGTGAGATAAGCCTGTAAGAGGGCCATCACAGGTCCCTGCGTATTCTGCAAGTGCGCATACTCCGTGAAACATCGTCTAACATCCCCCTCAATATCCTTGAAAGCCGCGACTCGAGCCCTTTTCCCAAAAGAGGTGTAAACTCCACGGACATTTTTTGCTTTACAGTCCGTTAAATGGGACCATACGAGGTACCTCACGGAGGCAGGTACACCTTCTCCGATCAGCTTCCTCactttcttcgtcttccgcGATTGGGATGGTGGGACACTCGACATGACAGATACCCATTTCAATTCACGTTGACGATGGGATTCCATCGAAGCTTCGGCATCCGAAGCTTTGGTATTAGCTCTCGCCCGCATTGCTGCTGAGTCCGAGGCAAGCCCTGTTGTTAGACGTGATCCCGATGAAGCGATTGAGAAAGCTGGACTGTCTGCTCGTAGTTGGTCAAATCGTTCCATACTCCCCGGTCGGACTATCGACGATTCTTCGCTCCCTCTCCGATTTGAGTTTTGGAAAGGTACATTGGGCTTGACTAGCTCAAAGTCCATGTCTTCGAATTGCACAGTCTGGTTTTCCTTCGGTAATGTCTGGCTGTCCTGAACAGGCCGGATATTCGAGTTCATGCTATCATGTCGACTGGAGCTTCGACGCATATTCGGTAATGATAGTTTCGATCGAAGAGAGGACCTCCGCCCAAACGGCGGTGGAGATACAGCCTGTGAGCGAGCACTGACAACAGAGCTCGTTTCTGGATCTGATGAACCTCCCACCAGTGTACCAACCCCAGCAGGTATTGGAGGCATATCAAATGGACGTGGATTTGCAGTGATCACAGCTACAGATGCACCATCCATGGATTGAAAAGACTGTTTCTTTGGCATCCGTTGGGTGATGGGGGAAGGCGGAGGAGAAGATTCAGCTGCTGTACTATATGAACTAGCCGCACTCTCAAGCGATGTCACTGAAGTTACTTTACGAAGTCGGGCTCCATTCGATTTAGTTGGAGAGACGGGAGTGGTTGGTATTGTCGAGCTTGCTGGTGGAGGAAAAGTTGCGAGTGAGGATGATGCGAGAGGGCCAGATATGCCGGGGGTACCGGGTCCAACCTTGTTATTAGCTGGAATAGACAACGGCGAAGGAACGTGTAACTTCGGGGTTGAAACTGATTTAGTCAGAGAACGGACAGGAGAGACTTCAGAAGCAGTGACAGTTCTCAAGGGCGATCCAGAACTTGATGTCTCACGAGCTCGACCGAATCCTGAGTCATCTCTTAACAGGGGATGTTAGTGAGGTTGTAGATCAGTCCAAACACAACATTACCTGAAGCTAGTGCCGCCGTTTGCAATAGGCGGGGAGTTAAACGCTGTGAAGCTTCTGGAACGTGGCCGCATGCCAAGCCCGCCAACTTGAGGTGTGAAATTAGCTCGTGGGATAGGCGCATGCATCGATGTATTGGAACCGTTGGAGCTGGTTTCATGTAGATTGGCTGGATGTCCTGACTCGCCATCTGGAGACCTCACCGGAGTGCGTGGTAGCGCAAACTGTCCGTTGCTGGTACTACTGCCTGACGATGCAGTGGGGGGGTTGACGCTCGGGATAGCCGCGGACGTGGTTGCACTTCGCCCGAGTAGACCTTGGCGACCTTTGCCCACAGCACCAGATGGAACTTGTGGGGATGAGGAATCCGACCGAAACTCAAGATGATTAAAGAACGGTACATCTTTCAGCGGAGAAGGAGGCGCCAAGGGTGAACGTGGTACCGCGAGGCCAATATCTTTCATGACTGACGTCTGTCTCAGCGTCTCAGGTTGTGCGCCAGGGCCTAGTCGCAATGGAGAAGGCGCCACACGAGGAGAAGGTGCGACTATGTGTGGTAACCCTGCCGTTGTCTTGTTATAATTATCTGGAAGTAGGGGGGGAGGTAACGGGGGTGGACCCATTGGTTCTATGCCAAACGTAATAGGAACGGGCCCATTCGCACTTGCAAGGTCGACATCAACCCGCGCATAGATGGTTGGCCCTctgggaggtggtggtggtggtgcgaGAGTGGGTGCTGGTTTACCATTCTTTCCTCTGATCGGTGCGGAAGAGGGTGGTGGGAGCAGATTCGAAGGTGGCGGTGGTACCGACAACGCAAGTCGAAGCGCGTGAATGGCTATCTTCTTAGGGTCTATCCGGTTTAAAGCTGATCCAGCGTTGAAGGCTGGGTGTTGTGGGCTATTTCCGCCCTGGTACAGTGGCCCCATTGGACCTAGCCCTGGTCCATCGGTAGGTGGTTTAGGCGCGTTTGGATGTGGAAGGAACAGACTTCTCCGCTCACCGTCACCCACAAGCTGAGGTCGCAAGTGAGCGGGATTAGGAGATGAAGGAGCGTTGACAGGGGTTGTGTCGCCTTGGTGTGTGGGTGGTATCGGGAATGCTGAAGGGGAAGGAGACGGCGGACCTGCTGAATGGGACGACACAGTTAGAGACGCTGGTGAGCCAGGGGTGGAAGAAGGGGACGAGGGAGAAGAACTTTGAACAATAAGGAGTGTTGGTGAAGGCGTGCGGTGGTCATCGGCAGAAGTGACTAATTTTCTTAGAGCATTTAGACCAGTCTTTTGGCTAGTGGAGTCTGCAAAGGATTTATCCTTCAAACCATCCAAAAAATGACTCGTATATGTGCTATCTGAGACTGAGCTCGTGTCCTTCTCGCCTCCTCCTGTATCCAAAGTTGTATTCCCTTCAACTTCAAAATCTTTGGAGTCGTGATTCTTCGCGTGGGATGGAAgttcttcatcatcctcgaCTACTAGAGGCATATCACTGTACCTATTGGTACTGATTTTGATCGATGAAATATAAGGTCCTTCCGTCTGTTCCATTTCTAGCGCCATTCGAGCGGTTCCAGCAGGTACGCCGGGAATAGGCAGCTCTCCAGAACTCAAATCAAAATCGCGGGGTGTCTTTGGGAACGTGCTCCCGCTTTCGTCGTACACACTGACCCTACCTGAACTCATTCCTGTTGAGCTCACAGGACTTCCCCACCTTGTATGCAATAGAGGGGAGGCACCGACTTCAGTTGTAGTGGTCGAGAGAAGACTAAGAGGGGTGGGCCTAACTTTTGGTTGCTTAGTTTTGGAAGGAGTTTGGGATGGTGGGGGCGCTTCTTGGGTTTTTGTAGTAACCTTGGCAGAATCATCTGGAACAACGACAGCGATTGCTTCCTCCTCTGGAGAGTCTACGGTGACATTACTACTAGGGTTGGGGTTTTCCGCACCAGTTTCAATGGACGTACGAGGGAAAGTCTCCTGTGTCGGTGGAGGTGTTTTGACAATGTTTAACTTTTCAGTAGTTTGCCATAACCTGGCGTTCTCTGGTCGAAGGAAGGACGCAGCGTTTGCTTCTAACACGGAGAGATGGGACGGTTTTGGAAGGATGGGTTCTTCGGTAGAGGGTGATACTGAGGGAGTAAAGTCTGAATAGTTTCCAATTGCAGGCACAGAAAAGTCCGTGTCCTCCCTATCACCTCGTGCAGGGGAAAACATAAACGACCGCTGGCGTAGCGCATTGGGTGAGCTGTGAGACTCAGAATCGCGTGAATAATGCGACTCGATGGTTGATGCGACGGAGTTGGAGCGTGTAAGGGATGTCACTTGGTTTGCGTTTTGCGGAGGAATTTCGGCGTTAGATTCAACAACGGATGTCGTTGTCGTGGAGATGAGGATGCAGCCAGTCAGCGAGCCGAACATTCCAATGTTCGAACGGAGAGGCTCAGCGACAGTTATATCGTCAAGTGCTGTGGAGCTCGATGAAGATAGCACGCTGGGATCTACGGGTGAGTCGTCTCTTTCTGGACCTTCCTTATGCTCGGCCTGTCTGCCGAAAACCGTATTTGGACTAGTTGGGGAAGTAACGGTTGAGAAGGCTAAGCTAGTTGGCGATCCTGTTGCTCCAACGGGTAAAGCTGGCATAGTCGATGCTGATGGTACTTGCCGATGTCCCTGTTCATGTACATTAGTCAAATGATATCTTAAACTGCTCAAAAAGCTTACTTTAGTACTATTGATTGATACGCCTGAAAATCGGTGAGAATTGGCCACAGACGATCGCGAATATCGCGAATATCTGGAATAGCGATAGTTGTCATAGATGTCGGACGCCCCTTCCCATTCATCTCCATCGAAAGGATGAGGTGAGAGATCGTCATCTGAAAGGTAGGAACGATTCGGGTCGGGAGACTGGCCCGTCGAGGGAGAATCGGTCTTGAGTTGAgcagacgatgaagagacGGAAGAATCAGGTTTCTTGATTGAAACTGAAGGATCCCGGTGAAAACGTAGAGAATCTGATCGAAGCGGAACAACGACAGGCGCAGTCTGAGTAGTTTCTCCATTTCTCACACACGATAACGGAGGCCCATTATCTTCTGTACCGGAAACTGAAAATGGAGTCTCCGTTGGAGGCCGTGTGAGGTCTGTGTGCGCTAGATTTGGAGCTCCCTGGGTTACACTCTCGATCGTGTTCTCATCCTCGTCTGACTCAAATGATATTCCAGCTCTGACAGTACCCTTTTTCCTTCCCAATACGTCAACATCGTCTTCAGAGTCCGAGTCACTTCCCGCCAACGCACCCATTAAGGATAAACCAATGCCCACTTGACCATCATCTGAGCCATAGGATGCAGTCGAGAACCTCGTCCCTGGATTTAATGCTTCGTCTTCGGACAAACCACCGTACCCAAGATTAGAAGAGGATTGGGATGCGGTGCGGTGCAGGCAAAGCTCTCCTTCAACGGTAACCTCCTCTTCTACTTGGTTTGCACTCATCCGATAATCAACTGAAGATATTTGCTCTGGGACGGTCTGTTGCTTTCGTTTTTTGGAGGGCGAAGAAGGCTCCGTTGGGAATTTATAAGTTGGAGGCAAGTGAGAATGTCCATGACTCGACGGCGCAGGCGATGCTGGAGCCACGGAGGGCAAAGGAATTGGCCTTGAACTGTTATTGGAGGCTGATACTCTGGAAAGGGTTCCGTCAACAGACGTGCCGGATCCAGTGGGAATATATTTCGGATGGGAAGAAGGAAGTGGTGatttggatgatgatggttccTTTTCCGGGAACTCGGCGTTCGTAGTATGATTTTTCGCTGGCATTTCAGAGGCTCTGGCGGAGGGGTGACGCGATGGTGGCTGGTAAACCTGCATAGGAGGGGGAGATGAGGACAAGACACCTATTGGGCTAGATGATTGCCCGAGCAAAGGAGTATACGGTGCTCGACCTGCCGAGGTTGGTGGGGATGGAGGTACTGTTGGTATCGGAGGGGATGCTGAACTTGGTGTAGGGGACTTTGCTTGTAGAACCGAAGACCGTTTGGTCATGACTGGCTTCTTCAACTTTGAGTGAAAGTGGACATCGCCGCCTTGAAAACGGCCAACGACACCTTCGCAGTAACCCTTTTACGGCGGTGAATTTTTGAAGGTAAACGTACAACCCAACGTTCAACAGTCCTACTCACCAGATACACACCATCAAGGTCCGGTATTTGCATCAAGACAGTAATCTCATCGTCCTTCAAGAACATCAAATCTTGTTCTCCCTCCGCAACACAATCGTGTATCGCGGTACACCTTCCaataccacccttccttgCAAACCGTGTCCATCGTGAAAGTTCAGTAGCGTCCATAACCATCCGCTAAATGGTTGCTGATACACGAGAAGTGAGCTTGAGGCCCCAGCGTAGAGTAGACTAAAATGCTAATTAGCTCGGGTGTCTCTGAACGTGGACACCACGGCGCACGCAATGGTGTATGGACGTCGAGAATGTGTGTGAACGTCAAGAATGTGTGTGAACGTCGAGAATGATGGTTGGAATGAGAATGGAAAGAATGAATTTTTATaaatggaaggaaaaggTCCAAAACGAGCGATGGACCTCGAGAGGGGGTCTGTGCACTCTGGTGCAGCAGAATTGGTATTAAATTTTCCCACGTTACGACAGTACGTTCGTGGCTCTCGTGTTAATAAGTACTTATTCTCGTTTCATGCCTGAATTACCTGGCAAGTAGCCTGGTTCccatccaagttcttgttcCGATTCCAACCTGGCTATAGAGGTCCAACGTGCGGTGAAATTAATAAGAAGAGTGGCTCTAGGCAAGAGAGTTCTTCAGGTGGACGTTGCGGAGGACAATCTTGTGTTTTCTGGAAGTTCGTCCGAAGCATTCGTGAGTGGCAGCATCACTCACAGATTTCCGTCAATATTCTTATATTCACTTCTAGGCAGCGGAGATCACAGGTCGAACAATCACGAGTGTAGATCGATATGGTAAGTATCCGTATAATAGCAGCGCCTCCATTCCCACTGCAGAACCTGGTGGCTTGCAGGAAAAGTCTTTTACGTTATACTCGATGGCGAGGGGAAGATGCCTGTTTTACACTTTGGGATGACTGGCATGCTTCAGGTGAACCTCCTTCAACATGGACGAATCGTCTGTCTCCATTTGCTCATAATCGCGAAAGGTGAAAGGGGAACAGCCCATGCACTACAAAGAGGCACCACAAAAGGTTTCTACTATTTGGCCTCCACGTTTTATGAAGGTCTGCAATCAAAATTACTCTTACCGATCTGGAAATCCGCTTAAGATATGAAGTTTAACTTGCATTTAGAAGAGAACACGGGAGATATTACACAACTAGCTTTCTTGGATGCTCGCCGACTTGGTCGCATACGGTTGCGCGCCTCACCCACTACCGAACCGCCGATTTCCGAGCTTGGCTTTGACCCAATCCTGTCGATGCCAGCATTGGATGAGTTCTCAAGCTTGGCCTTGAAACGCTCGTGTCCCATCAAGGCTCTATTATTGGATCAGTCTTTTAGTGCTGGGGTGGGAAACTGGGTGGCTGGTAGGGTGCTTTTTCGAGTTCGGAATTCTGCTCTCACCAAGGGTACTTGATATACTGGAAAGATGAAGTTCTGTACCATTCTCGAGTTCACCCCGAACAGAGGTCCAATACTCTTTCTCCCGAACAACTTCAATCAATTCATCAGGAATTACCAAATATCTGTCGGACAGCAATAGCTGTGGATGCAGACGCCTCCAAGTTTCCCGAAAATTGGCTGTTCAATCATCGTTGGGTGATCTCTTACCGTTTCATCTTCGAATATAGGGAATCTTATATACCATTTGCTTAGGGGAAGGGCAAGAAAGCTCATGGTCTCAAATTGGTGCGTCCTTGCCCTCAGCACGGGTGAATCGCACCTAATTGATTCGTACAGCCCAACGGAGACCCAGCTTCCATCAAATGGATTACTGTAGGTGGCCGGACATCGGCATATGTATCTGAACTTCAGACCAGGCGTGTAGGTGGAAACTTCAAACCTCTCATTCGGTGATCTTCTAAAGTCATGTAGCACGACCACGCTGAAAaggaggaaagagaaagcgATCAGACATCTCTCGGAGAAGACCATCATTCGCAGGAAGAACCGAACACCGGGAGACATCGACGAAGGACAATCAGTGCAACTGATGGGAGTTGTCCGAAAAAAGTGCGGTCCAGATCCATTCGCCACTGAGATATTAAATTTTTATTTCCAACCAAGGCGAAGACGCGAAGCGGGAACAAGGCAAAGTAGCCTGTAGTCATCGCGCAAGATTTTAAACCTGATGATATCTCGACATTTCTCAATGCGCCTGCACGGTCAACGCCTGTCAATACGAACCAGAAAACGAATCCTAGCTTCATTTGAAGTGACCTTGACATCCTGCATACGAGAAAAACGTTCAAAGATTTCGCGATGAAAATGCTTCTCGTTAATCACAGCCAATGTCATTGATCAAGTTCACTAAATTTAACTAAAAATGTCTTTGTCTCGCTTTGTTTAATCCAAAACAACGATTTGAACTGGACGTAAACAATTTCATGCGCAATAACAAGACGTATCGAACGAGTGTTACACTCACCATTAGTCCAGCCGAAGTATGGAAGTGACCCATGAGTGGACCATCAGGCCTGATACCTGATACCTACTCGCTTTCATCCTCGTCTGTAAACTCCTCCTCGGCCTCATCATCGATGAATCCATTCATGGTAGGCTCGTTCTCAtcatcgtcttcttcctcatcgtcctcgTCAACTTCCgaaccctcttcttcttcttcttccgacCCTTCTCCGCTGTCCCCACCCAGTACTACATCTTCAACACTACCTTCCTCATCGCTCTCCACTTCAACCTCGACCTCCATTCGtgcgtcctcttcctcgctcTCTCCCTCAACGTAACgcctcttttcttccttttgaCTATTGGATTGTTTCCGCGTCGCATATGCAGATGGACCTGCAAACCTCCGCATCTCGatttgagaaagaaccatatCCAGCCGTCCGCTAAGGGACAACAAACTCTCTTGCAATGTCAAGCGGCTCGTCAGCGTGGAATGAAGGCCTGAGAGACGTGCCACCAGATCTGGCATCTGATATGGGAGTTCAGAGTTAAGTTTGAAGGAAAGCAGGGCACATACTGTCATCATATGCCCGCTGTGAACGGAAAGCACCATCTTCGCCCAGGTAATCAGACCTGTCCCCCTTTGAGAACtagctcctcctcctcccccctTCATATTTCCACCTCTCGCCCCTCGCCCCAGCCTTTCCACGCACGCTGTTAATAAAGGCACAGCGAGTTGCGGAGGTAGTCGTCGCACAGTATTTCGAATGAGGGCTGCATCCGAGTGAGCGAGACAAGTCTCCAGCAATTTAGAATCAGAAGAATGTAACGCCTGGATAAGAGTACGCGTCAGTGAAGCCGCTGGAACCAAGCTAGACTCTTTCAGCGACCGTTTGCCCTTCTGTTTTTTGGGTTGCTGGGTGGCGTCACCTTCGTCAGCACTGTCATCTTGCGGGGAGGCATCAACTCCGGACATGGCCGTCAATCTTTGTCCCAAGCTGAGTTCGGCAAGATCAACATCGAGAACATTCTCACGATTCTCAAGTTCGAAAAGATCCATGTCCTCATTTTGTCCCAAGTCTATTCCGGAGCCGACGGTCACATTCGAAGATTCCCCATAACGTCGATTTAGAGGACCCTGAATTATTAATTTAAGAACTCGTGCCGAGGAGTGCATAAAGCGACTAACCGAACTGGTCTCAGCTAATAGTCCATTTCTTATGCTCTCAAGTGTTATTTCTGGAATAGAGTTCCCATTCTCGTCCTGATACCGCTGCGAAGACACGTTAGAGGTGGAACTAAAGCGGGAAATAAAGAGTTACCTACAACAGTATCAAAAATGGCTCGAGCTCCACCAACAATGCGTGCTATACGAACAGTACGcgtttcttcctctccaaacGCCGCGGAGACTATCGGTGCATCTGAGGAACTACCCTGAGCAGGGGACGATATCGTACATTGAGGTATGAGTGAGGAGATTTTGTGAGGAAGTAGCTCGTCTGGTATGGGATATATATTGATTTTCCCAGATGCAGAAAGTGTGAGCAAAGTTTGTTTTtggatattggaattgagaAAAGATGCCGCGCGTGCGTCCGAGTCGAGTTGAACGGAGGCGACCGCACTGCCATCTACTCCAGTGTCGGGGACTTGCCAGAGAGAGATAATACGATCACCTTCCGCCAGGGACAGAAATCGCTTCGCCGGCGATTGGGATTTGTCCCACTGAAGAATTTGAATCGA is a window from the Marasmius oreades isolate 03SP1 chromosome 6, whole genome shotgun sequence genome containing:
- a CDS encoding uncharacterized protein (BUSCO:EOG09264NJ1) gives rise to the protein MASTGKSKKNRNAPSRNRPQATSTISQPSSYLSSLSSFSGRANFFAHLSVVVDKHRLRVFNTATGKSLAEYVPHSARISSLSWCTLDTTPEDSQSPIKKKRRKSHVAEDVPKQSIEVVALGLTDGSVTFFSPTRGEVAWTLSHNSSTASILAVVSGQEIGSIWTSGADGIVRLWNVHENDLLGSFKTDDRIPYSSLALRFSADSTSPEMLVASHSIKLFPTDLQGSQKPKELSSFPGHASSIQILQWDKSQSPAKRFLSLAEGDRIISLWQVPDTGVDGSAVASVQLDSDARAASFLNSNIQKQTLLTLSASGKINIYPIPDELLPHKISSLIPQCTISSPAQGSSSDAPIVSAAFGEEETRTVRIARIVGGARAIFDTVRYQDENGNSIPEITLESIRNGLLAETSSGPLNRRYGESSNVTVGSGIDLGQNEDMDLFELENRENVLDVDLAELSLGQRLTAMSGVDASPQDDSADEGDATQQPKKQKGKRSLKESSLVPAASLTRTLIQALHSSDSKLLETCLAHSDAALIRNTVRRLPPQLAVPLLTACVERLGRGARGGNMKGGGGGASSQRGTGLITWAKMVLSVHSGHMMTMPDLVARLSGLHSTLTSRLTLQESLLSLSGRLDMVLSQIEMRRFAGPSAYATRKQSNSQKEEKRRYVEGESEEEDARMEVEVEVESDEEGSVEDVVLGGDSGEGSEEEEEEGSEVDEDDEEEDDDENEPTMNGFIDDEAEEEFTDEDESE